In the Flavobacterium sp. J372 genome, one interval contains:
- a CDS encoding porin: MKTLLSAFAITALTCGAVNAQTSDTIKILPQPEIPALKFSGYAEVYYTYDFGQPESNTRPGFIYSHNRHNEVALNLGFIKAAYDNGIVRGNLALMAGSYANANLAAEESTLKNVYEANIGVKLSKTANIWIDAGIFASHIGFESAVGKDCWTLTRSILADNSPYYESGAKLSYTSPSGKWFISGLVLNGWQRIQKVEGNKTLSFGHQLTYKPNTKVTLNSSSFVGNDKPDADKRMRYFHNLYGIFQLTEKFGLTAGFDIGAEQKSKGSERYSSWYSPVIIARYAFSDRFAIAARGEYYTDKEGVIIATGTENGFQTFGYSLNFDYNIYSNVVWRVEARTFNSKDDVFLSNDDTSHNNNFIATALAISF, encoded by the coding sequence ATGAAAACACTTTTATCCGCTTTTGCAATCACTGCGCTAACTTGCGGGGCTGTAAATGCACAAACCAGCGATACAATAAAAATACTACCACAACCTGAAATCCCGGCATTAAAATTCAGCGGCTATGCGGAAGTATATTATACCTACGATTTTGGGCAGCCGGAAAGCAACACCCGCCCCGGATTTATATATTCGCACAACCGCCACAATGAGGTAGCCCTCAATCTGGGCTTTATTAAAGCAGCCTACGACAACGGCATAGTACGCGGTAATCTGGCGTTGATGGCAGGTTCGTATGCCAATGCCAACCTTGCCGCTGAAGAATCGACATTAAAAAACGTGTACGAAGCCAATATAGGAGTGAAACTGAGCAAGACTGCAAACATCTGGATTGATGCAGGGATATTCGCTTCGCATATCGGCTTTGAAAGTGCTGTTGGTAAAGATTGCTGGACCCTTACAAGAAGCATTCTGGCAGATAACTCTCCTTATTATGAGAGCGGCGCAAAGCTGTCATACACCTCGCCATCAGGCAAGTGGTTTATAAGTGGCCTTGTATTGAACGGCTGGCAGCGCATACAAAAGGTAGAAGGAAATAAAACCCTTTCTTTCGGGCATCAGCTGACATATAAGCCCAATACAAAAGTAACCCTTAATAGCAGCTCATTTGTCGGCAACGACAAGCCTGATGCAGACAAACGCATGAGGTACTTCCATAACCTCTACGGAATTTTCCAACTCACTGAGAAATTTGGGCTTACCGCAGGGTTTGATATCGGTGCAGAGCAAAAAAGCAAGGGTAGCGAGCGTTATAGCAGCTGGTATTCGCCTGTGATTATTGCACGCTATGCCTTCAGCGACCGGTTTGCCATTGCTGCCCGCGGTGAGTATTACACAGATAAGGAAGGAGTAATAATTGCAACAGGCACGGAAAACGGCTTTCAAACTTTCGGATATTCGCTTAATTTTGATTACAATATCTACAGCAATGTAGTGTGGAGGGTTGAAGCAAGGACATTTAACAGCAAAGATGATGTTTTCCTAAGCAATGATGATACGTCACACAATAACAACTTTATTGCTACCGCACTGGCAATTTCATTTTAA
- the kdpB gene encoding potassium-transporting ATPase subunit KdpB, which translates to MKSQDTALFRGDMVKQALKQSFVKLNPSSLIKNPVMFTVEIGTAIMACVCAWILMGETSQGSFAYNFTIFMILLFTLLFANFAEAIAEARGKAQADSLRKTREETPAKKIELIGEIYKDEVQAVTSSTLKKGDIFICEPGDIIPTDGEIIEGLATIDESAITGESAPVIREAGGDKSSVTGGTKVLSDYIKVQVSTDPGESFLDKMIALVEGASRQKTPNEIALTILLAGFTLVFIIVCTTLQPFAAYANITITIASFISLFVCLIPTTIGGLLSAIGIAGMDRALRANVITKSGKAVETAGDIDVLLLDKTGTITIGNRKATHFWPAEGISEKDFIRATVLSSMSDETPEGKSIIELAGVNPLSYEAKNPVFIKFTAETRSSGIDYEGNRIRKGAYDAIKNIVEKADNNFPIAITRKVEGISGNGGTPLVVSENEKVLGVIELQDIIKTGIAERFERLRKMGVKTVMVTGDNPLTAKFIAEKAGVDDFIAEAKPEDKMNYIKAEQQQGKLVAMMGDGTNDAPALAQADVGVAMNSGTQAAKEAGNMVDLDNDPTKLIEIVEIGKQLLMTRGTLTTFSIANDVAKYFAIIPALFIMAIPSLQGLNIMNLHSPESAILSAVIFNAIIIPFLIPLALKGVAYKAIGASALLRRNLFIYGLGGMIVPFIGIKIIDMLVSVFF; encoded by the coding sequence ATGAAAAGTCAAGATACAGCCCTGTTCCGGGGTGACATGGTAAAACAGGCATTAAAGCAATCTTTCGTAAAACTTAATCCCTCATCATTGATTAAAAACCCGGTGATGTTTACGGTAGAGATAGGCACAGCTATTATGGCATGCGTATGTGCCTGGATACTGATGGGTGAAACAAGCCAGGGAAGCTTTGCATACAACTTCACAATCTTCATGATTCTGCTGTTTACGCTTTTGTTTGCCAATTTTGCAGAAGCCATTGCAGAAGCGCGTGGCAAGGCTCAGGCCGACAGCCTGCGCAAAACCCGCGAAGAAACACCGGCTAAAAAAATTGAATTAATTGGAGAAATTTACAAGGATGAAGTTCAGGCAGTCACTTCTTCTACCCTAAAAAAGGGTGACATCTTTATCTGCGAGCCAGGTGATATCATCCCGACCGATGGTGAAATAATAGAAGGGCTTGCAACTATTGATGAGAGCGCCATTACAGGAGAAAGCGCTCCCGTGATCAGGGAAGCCGGAGGCGATAAAAGTTCGGTGACCGGTGGTACTAAAGTGCTTTCAGACTATATAAAGGTCCAGGTTTCGACTGATCCGGGTGAAAGCTTCCTTGATAAGATGATTGCTCTTGTAGAAGGCGCTTCGAGGCAGAAAACACCGAATGAGATTGCCCTAACAATATTGCTTGCAGGTTTTACCCTGGTCTTCATCATCGTGTGTACAACACTGCAGCCTTTTGCAGCTTATGCCAATATTACCATTACCATAGCATCATTTATATCGCTGTTTGTATGCCTCATTCCAACAACCATCGGCGGTTTGCTTTCTGCTATTGGTATAGCGGGAATGGACAGGGCATTGCGTGCCAACGTGATCACGAAGTCAGGCAAAGCAGTGGAAACTGCGGGTGATATTGATGTACTGCTTCTGGACAAAACAGGAACAATAACCATCGGTAACCGAAAGGCAACACACTTCTGGCCCGCAGAAGGCATATCTGAAAAAGACTTCATCAGGGCAACCGTACTCAGCTCAATGAGCGATGAAACTCCCGAAGGCAAGTCGATAATAGAACTGGCCGGCGTGAATCCGCTAAGCTATGAGGCAAAAAATCCGGTGTTTATAAAGTTTACCGCCGAAACCAGAAGTTCCGGAATCGATTATGAAGGCAACAGGATACGCAAGGGTGCTTATGATGCCATTAAAAACATTGTAGAAAAAGCAGACAACAACTTCCCAATTGCAATTACCCGTAAAGTCGAGGGGATCTCAGGAAATGGAGGTACGCCTCTTGTGGTTTCAGAAAATGAGAAAGTATTAGGGGTTATCGAGCTTCAGGACATCATTAAAACCGGTATTGCTGAACGTTTTGAGCGCCTGCGGAAGATGGGTGTAAAAACTGTGATGGTAACCGGCGATAACCCCCTCACTGCAAAATTCATAGCTGAAAAAGCTGGTGTGGATGACTTTATCGCCGAAGCGAAGCCTGAAGACAAAATGAATTACATAAAAGCAGAGCAGCAGCAGGGCAAACTGGTAGCGATGATGGGTGACGGTACGAATGACGCGCCTGCCCTTGCGCAGGCAGATGTGGGCGTTGCCATGAACAGCGGAACACAGGCAGCCAAGGAAGCCGGCAACATGGTTGACCTTGACAATGACCCAACAAAACTCATTGAAATTGTAGAAATAGGCAAGCAGCTTCTGATGACAAGGGGTACGCTCACCACCTTCAGTATCGCTAATGACGTGGCAAAATATTTTGCTATCATTCCTGCGCTTTTCATCATGGCAATACCATCGCTTCAGGGGCTTAATATAATGAACCTGCACAGCCCTGAAAGCGCGATACTTTCGGCGGTGATATTCAACGCGATCATCATCCCGTTTCTTATACCGCTAGCTTTGAAAGGGGTGGCCTATAAGGCGATAGGCGCTTCTGCCCTGCTGCGGCGTAACCTGTTTATTTACGGGTTGGGCGGCATGATAGTACCGTTTATCGGAATCAAAATAATCGATATGCTGGTTTCAGTATTCTTCTAA
- a CDS encoding helix-turn-helix domain-containing protein — translation MNSIITQSLREKLLKVLTVLLYFCCTLLCNAQELTAYENIQTRNIQKLLLTDPEKAYEEAKKLTRSSNQFARYCGDYYVATYFYTKCNYPKSEKLLLALLKSIDENQTLNSRENFKDLMGMCVNKLFYLYKNIGEYNQALILLTTYNDKIPSDRYQQQLGILKVAMGDYTHGIELLKNDLRTSKHVKLGVAEQKEMNDKLFADRHNEIGEAYQKFYLQTRQKKYLDSADVYFNRAAKLMLNDPLQADYTQALLYMHKAKSAVLKGDYSKALHFYKMRKFHPEIQKNLRTAQIFDLGMADCYFHLNQPDSAIYFSKKFIKNYEVTKVSKENLLIVYSLLSQSYSQQKRTELAYSYAKMSLELIKEMDNIKAESLDFLHNYDIMSIKKESDALLSGRHTFIKIMIGMGLLLVLVISSFYNYYQKQKQKHKRFLAIIQRLKEKKPINFIVTESPIEESGSKNMDDELVQKIESGLARLEHKEAYLKSDFKLAFVAKKLNTNTAYLSQYFNQVLQKTFSEYTQELRINFVLQKLNNSPQFRNFTLQAIAHEIGYKDATTFVKVFKKQTGLTPNYYIENLQRNDL, via the coding sequence ATGAATTCCATTATTACACAGTCTTTGAGAGAAAAACTCTTAAAAGTACTTACTGTGCTATTATATTTTTGCTGCACGTTATTGTGTAACGCACAAGAATTGACTGCCTATGAAAACATTCAAACCCGCAATATTCAAAAGCTCCTATTAACAGACCCCGAAAAAGCATACGAGGAAGCTAAAAAGTTGACGCGTTCTTCAAACCAGTTTGCCAGATATTGTGGAGATTATTATGTGGCAACATATTTTTATACAAAATGTAACTACCCAAAATCCGAAAAACTTTTGTTGGCCCTTTTAAAAAGTATTGATGAGAATCAAACCTTAAATAGCAGGGAAAATTTTAAAGATTTAATGGGAATGTGTGTTAACAAGCTGTTTTATCTCTATAAGAACATTGGCGAATATAATCAGGCATTAATTTTACTTACTACATATAATGATAAGATCCCAAGTGACCGTTATCAGCAACAGTTAGGTATTTTGAAAGTCGCGATGGGTGATTATACACACGGCATTGAGTTATTGAAGAATGATTTGCGTACTTCCAAGCACGTAAAATTGGGCGTTGCAGAACAAAAGGAAATGAATGATAAGCTTTTTGCAGACAGGCATAATGAAATTGGGGAGGCTTATCAAAAATTCTATCTTCAGACACGTCAAAAAAAATATCTTGATTCGGCCGATGTTTACTTTAACAGAGCGGCAAAACTAATGCTCAATGATCCGCTGCAGGCTGATTATACCCAGGCGCTCTTATACATGCACAAAGCTAAAAGCGCTGTATTGAAGGGCGATTATTCAAAAGCACTGCATTTTTATAAGATGCGGAAATTTCACCCTGAAATTCAAAAGAATCTTCGGACTGCCCAAATTTTTGATTTAGGGATGGCTGATTGTTATTTCCATTTGAATCAGCCGGATTCCGCTATTTATTTTTCGAAAAAATTTATCAAAAACTATGAGGTTACCAAGGTATCTAAAGAAAATCTACTGATAGTGTATTCACTTCTTTCACAAAGTTACAGCCAACAAAAAAGGACAGAGCTGGCCTACAGCTACGCTAAAATGAGCCTTGAACTTATTAAAGAAATGGATAACATTAAAGCTGAGTCGCTGGATTTTTTGCATAACTATGATATCATGTCAATTAAAAAAGAATCTGATGCATTATTAAGCGGGCGGCATACTTTTATAAAAATAATGATTGGCATGGGGCTGCTTTTAGTCCTTGTAATTTCAAGCTTTTATAATTATTACCAAAAGCAAAAACAAAAGCATAAACGATTTTTAGCAATCATTCAAAGATTAAAAGAAAAGAAACCTATTAATTTCATCGTTACTGAAAGCCCTATTGAAGAATCAGGCTCAAAAAATATGGACGATGAATTAGTGCAAAAAATTGAGAGCGGGCTTGCCAGATTAGAGCATAAAGAGGCTTATCTTAAATCTGATTTTAAACTGGCTTTTGTTGCCAAAAAACTGAACACAAATACAGCCTATTTATCGCAATACTTTAATCAGGTTTTACAAAAAACATTTTCTGAGTATACACAAGAATTGCGCATCAATTTTGTGCTGCAGAAGCTAAACAATTCCCCGCAGTTCAGAAACTTTACTTTACAGGCGATTGCCCATGAAATAGGATATAAAGATGCCACTACATTTGTAAAAGTGTTTAAAAAGCAGACCGGCCTTACACCAAACTACTATATTGAAAACCTTCAGAGGAATGACCTGTAA
- a CDS encoding potassium-transporting ATPase subunit F, translating into MTVLFIVALLVFGYICYVLVKPEKF; encoded by the coding sequence ATGACAGTATTATTTATTGTAGCATTATTGGTGTTCGGATACATCTGCTACGTACTTGTAAAACCTGAAAAATTCTAA
- a CDS encoding sensor protein KdpD: MESEKENNVKHFLDLIQKSRKGKFKVYIGMSAGVGKTFRMLQEAHTLLRNGIDVKIGFVETHRRKETHELLEGLPVIPQRSIFYKGKYLEEMDVQAIINLRPEVVIVDELAHTNVEGSKNEKRWQDVMDIIDAGINVISAVNIQHIESLNDDIKEITGIEVKERIPDSVLKAADEVVNIDLTADELITRLKEGKIYTDDKIQPALNNFFKSQHILQLRELALKEVASQVERKVESEITGSGSLRHERFLACISSNHSTAKTVIRKTARLANYYHSKWYLMYVELPGEKPDRIALDKQRHLINNFKLATELGAEVIRVQSGSVASAIIKQAEERKATTICIGKPHLTLIKVILSTNIFNSLLNKLSKSEIDLIILS; encoded by the coding sequence ATGGAAAGCGAAAAGGAAAATAATGTAAAACACTTTCTTGACCTGATACAAAAGTCGAGAAAGGGTAAGTTTAAGGTCTACATCGGCATGAGCGCCGGTGTAGGCAAAACTTTTCGCATGCTCCAGGAAGCCCATACGTTATTGCGCAATGGCATTGATGTTAAGATAGGATTTGTAGAAACCCACCGCCGAAAAGAAACACATGAACTACTGGAGGGTTTGCCCGTCATTCCGCAACGTTCTATCTTTTATAAAGGCAAATACCTGGAAGAAATGGATGTGCAGGCCATAATCAATCTTCGCCCGGAAGTGGTAATTGTGGATGAACTGGCACATACCAATGTTGAAGGCAGCAAAAACGAAAAGCGATGGCAGGACGTGATGGATATTATTGACGCGGGGATTAATGTAATCAGCGCTGTGAACATCCAGCATATAGAAAGCTTAAATGATGACATTAAGGAAATTACGGGAATTGAGGTAAAGGAGCGCATACCTGACAGTGTGCTTAAAGCCGCAGATGAAGTTGTAAATATTGACCTTACTGCCGACGAACTGATTACCCGCCTCAAAGAAGGAAAAATTTATACTGACGATAAAATTCAACCGGCACTCAATAACTTTTTTAAATCACAGCACATACTCCAGCTTCGGGAACTGGCGCTTAAGGAAGTTGCAAGCCAGGTTGAGCGGAAAGTAGAATCAGAAATCACAGGTTCGGGCAGCTTAAGGCACGAACGCTTTTTGGCGTGCATCAGCAGTAATCATAGTACGGCAAAGACAGTTATACGTAAAACCGCAAGGCTTGCCAATTACTACCACAGCAAGTGGTATCTGATGTATGTTGAATTACCCGGTGAAAAGCCGGATCGTATAGCGCTTGACAAGCAGCGCCACCTGATCAATAATTTCAAGCTTGCCACCGAGCTTGGCGCAGAAGTAATCCGCGTGCAATCGGGCAGTGTTGCCTCTGCTATTATAAAGCAAGCCGAAGAGCGTAAGGCAACTACGATATGCATCGGCAAGCCACACCTTACCCTTATCAAGGTTATCCTTTCAACAAACATATTTAATTCGCTGCTAAATAAGCTTTCCAAAAGCGAAATTGACTTAATCATTCTTTCATAA
- the kdpA gene encoding potassium-transporting ATPase subunit KdpA, with product MNSEIFGIIVMYGLVLLLAIPLGRYIGKIFNYESTWLDRIFNPLDKLFFTIGGINPNREMTWKQHLGALLVINFFWFLISMFVLTNMEWLPLNPDSNPSMSGDLAFNTSVSFITNTNLQHYSGETGLSYLGQLTLMLWQFISAGCGIAICAMVFHAMKERTTAHLGNFYSYFVRSCTRILLPLAVVVAIILVFNGTPMTFEGKDTITTLEGKEQNISRGPVAAFVAIKQLGTNGGGFYGPNSANPMENPNYLTNIVESVSILLIPIAMIFAMGYVLRRKKLAWTIFGVMTAGFMLLLITSVYAEMNGNPAIDKMGIAQAMGNMEGKEVRFGAAATANWGTYTTCTSNGSVNGMHDSFTPLGGMTTLLGMMVNCFYGGVGVGFLNFYIFIILAVFISGLMVGRTPEFLGKKIEAKEMKIAMIIALLHPLLILAGTAIASHVYAGNPEEYAGWLANPGYHGFSEMLYEFTSSSANNGSGFEGLGDNTPFWNIACGIVMLMARYLPIIGPVAIAGILAAKKYVPESSGTLKTDTPTFGFMTFAVIFIVAALSFFPALTLGPIAEHFSLYK from the coding sequence ATGAACAGTGAAATTTTTGGAATTATTGTGATGTATGGACTAGTGCTGCTGCTGGCAATCCCGCTGGGCCGTTACATTGGCAAGATATTTAATTATGAGAGCACATGGCTCGACAGGATATTCAACCCGCTTGACAAACTGTTTTTTACGATTGGAGGCATCAACCCTAACCGGGAAATGACCTGGAAGCAGCATCTGGGCGCGCTTTTGGTAATCAACTTTTTTTGGTTCCTTATCTCAATGTTTGTACTCACCAACATGGAGTGGCTGCCGCTTAACCCCGACAGCAACCCTTCGATGAGCGGCGATTTGGCCTTCAACACGTCAGTAAGCTTTATAACAAACACCAACCTGCAGCACTACAGTGGCGAAACTGGCCTGTCTTACCTGGGCCAGCTGACACTTATGTTATGGCAATTTATAAGTGCGGGGTGCGGTATTGCTATCTGCGCGATGGTATTTCATGCCATGAAAGAAAGGACTACGGCACATCTTGGAAATTTTTACAGCTATTTTGTGCGTTCATGCACAAGGATTTTACTTCCATTGGCTGTTGTAGTGGCCATTATCCTGGTATTCAACGGAACTCCGATGACTTTTGAGGGTAAGGATACGATCACTACTTTGGAAGGAAAAGAGCAAAATATCAGCAGAGGTCCGGTAGCGGCATTTGTGGCAATCAAGCAGCTTGGCACTAACGGGGGCGGTTTTTACGGACCCAACTCGGCAAACCCGATGGAAAACCCAAATTACCTCACCAACATTGTCGAATCTGTAAGTATCCTTCTTATACCTATTGCCATGATATTTGCCATGGGCTATGTACTAAGGCGAAAAAAACTGGCCTGGACAATATTCGGGGTAATGACTGCAGGTTTCATGCTGCTGCTTATAACTTCAGTTTATGCCGAAATGAATGGCAATCCTGCGATTGATAAAATGGGGATTGCACAGGCCATGGGTAATATGGAAGGTAAAGAGGTGCGGTTTGGTGCGGCGGCAACTGCTAACTGGGGAACCTACACAACCTGCACCAGCAACGGTTCGGTAAATGGCATGCACGATAGCTTTACGCCGCTTGGGGGCATGACAACCTTATTAGGAATGATGGTTAACTGCTTTTACGGAGGTGTGGGCGTAGGCTTCCTCAACTTTTACATATTCATCATTCTCGCAGTGTTCATTAGTGGGTTGATGGTAGGCCGCACACCGGAATTTCTAGGCAAAAAGATTGAAGCGAAGGAAATGAAGATTGCAATGATAATTGCACTGCTGCATCCTTTGCTCATCCTTGCCGGTACGGCAATAGCCTCGCATGTATATGCAGGCAATCCCGAAGAATATGCCGGTTGGCTTGCCAACCCGGGTTACCACGGGTTTAGTGAGATGCTCTATGAGTTTACCTCATCATCAGCTAATAACGGCAGCGGTTTTGAAGGATTGGGCGACAATACGCCGTTCTGGAACATTGCCTGTGGCATTGTAATGCTCATGGCACGCTACCTCCCTATTATCGGGCCTGTTGCCATTGCGGGAATACTGGCTGCGAAGAAATATGTTCCCGAAAGTTCCGGTACTCTGAAAACAGATACGCCTACATTCGGCTTCATGACTTTTGCTGTAATCTTCATAGTTGCTGCACTTTCATTCTTCCCGGCACTCACGCTGGGGCCAATTGCCGAACATTTTTCACTTTACAAATAA
- a CDS encoding K(+)-transporting ATPase subunit C has product MKQNIISAIRLTLFCAVFFSGIYTMTIWGVAQLAPNQGKGFVVEQDGKKYHINVAQSFTKPEYFWPRPSAVDYNAAGSGGSNKGPSNPEYLATVQSRIDTFLLQNPDLTAADVPSELVTASGSGLDPNISVQGARVQVKRIADARNISEEQVQTLIKENTEAPLLGVLGTEKINVLKLNLALDKIK; this is encoded by the coding sequence ATGAAACAGAACATAATATCTGCAATAAGGCTCACCTTGTTTTGTGCAGTCTTCTTTTCAGGGATTTACACCATGACTATCTGGGGTGTGGCACAACTTGCACCCAACCAGGGTAAAGGCTTTGTTGTAGAACAGGATGGCAAAAAATACCACATTAATGTAGCCCAGAGCTTTACCAAACCGGAATACTTCTGGCCCCGCCCGAGTGCGGTAGACTATAATGCCGCCGGATCAGGCGGCAGCAACAAAGGCCCTTCAAACCCTGAGTACCTTGCCACTGTACAGTCGCGCATAGACACTTTCCTTTTGCAAAACCCGGACCTGACTGCCGCTGATGTTCCAAGTGAGCTTGTAACGGCTTCGGGAAGCGGACTGGACCCGAACATTTCTGTGCAGGGTGCCAGGGTACAGGTAAAACGAATAGCAGACGCAAGAAACATAAGCGAAGAGCAAGTACAAACACTTATTAAAGAAAATACCGAAGCCCCGCTTCTCGGCGTTTTGGGAACCGAAAAAATCAACGTATTAAAACTTAACTTAGCATTAGATAAAATTAAGTAA
- a CDS encoding sigma-54 dependent transcriptional regulator, protein MKKILIIDDEEKLRSLMSRIIKFEGFEVFEAGNCKSALRILQQENIDIVLSDVKLPDGNGIDLTNTIKKEYPSIEIILLTAYGNIPDGVQAIKHGAFDYITKGDDNNKIIPLIHRAIEKSTLQRRVENLSAQLEQKYSFSGIIGQSKSILEAIELAKRVAPTDTTVLLTGETGTGKEVFANAIHQNSLRKNENFVAINCSAFSHDLLESEMFGHMPGAFTGALKEKTGLFEEANRGTIFLDEIGELPIDLQAKLLRVIENGEFFKVGSSKARKVNVRIIAATNRNFRTEIETGKFREDLFYRLSTFIIHLPPLRERAKDIEALSLHFLNIFSRKTNKKISQISKEALHILKSHQWPGNIREVKNIMERSVILETTGTLTPESLPAELRTQPPGTEQSGMLSAFSMAAVEKLHIQKVLNYTGGNKAETARLLNIGVATLYRKMDEYHLNS, encoded by the coding sequence GTGAAAAAGATACTTATAATTGATGATGAGGAAAAATTGAGAAGCCTTATGTCAAGAATAATCAAATTCGAAGGGTTTGAGGTATTCGAGGCAGGTAACTGTAAATCAGCTTTGCGGATATTACAGCAGGAAAATATAGATATAGTACTTTCTGATGTAAAACTACCTGACGGTAATGGGATAGACCTTACCAACACCATCAAAAAAGAATATCCAAGTATAGAAATCATTCTTTTGACGGCATATGGTAATATTCCTGACGGAGTGCAGGCTATTAAACACGGGGCTTTTGATTATATTACCAAAGGTGATGACAATAATAAGATTATACCCTTAATTCATCGCGCGATAGAAAAATCCACTCTGCAGAGGCGTGTTGAAAACCTTAGTGCGCAGCTTGAGCAGAAGTACAGCTTTTCGGGAATAATAGGACAATCCAAAAGCATTCTTGAAGCTATAGAATTAGCGAAAAGAGTTGCCCCGACCGATACAACTGTGCTTTTGACCGGCGAAACTGGTACAGGAAAAGAAGTGTTTGCTAATGCAATACATCAGAATAGTCTCCGAAAAAATGAAAATTTTGTCGCTATAAATTGTTCCGCATTTAGCCATGACCTGCTGGAGAGTGAGATGTTCGGGCACATGCCGGGAGCATTTACCGGAGCTTTAAAAGAAAAGACCGGACTCTTTGAGGAAGCAAACCGGGGCACGATCTTTCTTGATGAGATCGGGGAACTCCCTATAGATTTGCAGGCCAAGCTGCTGCGGGTGATTGAAAACGGTGAGTTTTTCAAAGTGGGCAGTAGTAAAGCAAGAAAGGTTAATGTACGGATCATAGCCGCAACAAACCGCAATTTCAGAACCGAGATAGAAACAGGAAAGTTTAGGGAAGATTTGTTCTACCGCCTCTCAACCTTTATTATTCACCTGCCACCTTTGCGTGAACGTGCGAAAGATATCGAGGCGCTCTCCTTACACTTCCTGAATATTTTTTCCCGAAAGACTAATAAAAAGATTTCGCAAATTTCTAAAGAGGCGCTGCATATATTAAAATCACACCAATGGCCGGGTAACATACGTGAAGTAAAGAATATCATGGAACGTAGCGTAATTCTTGAGACTACCGGTACGTTAACTCCTGAAAGCCTTCCCGCCGAACTCAGAACCCAGCCCCCCGGAACAGAGCAATCTGGAATGCTTTCAGCATTTTCTATGGCTGCGGTAGAAAAATTGCACATTCAAAAGGTGCTCAATTATACTGGCGGAAACAAAGCAGAGACAGCCCGTTTATTAAATATTGGAGTTGCTACCCTGTACAGAAAGATGGATGAGTACCATTTAAATTCCTGA